In Vreelandella piezotolerans, one genomic interval encodes:
- a CDS encoding bifunctional allantoicase/(S)-ureidoglycine aminohydrolase has translation MPTTRQPAHYYALTGGHPPQTQLTADRAVFTEAYALIPKGVMRDIVTSNLPFWEGTRLWVLARPLSGFAETFSQYIMEVQPEGGSDKPELDPQAEGVLFVVEGELTLTLAGERHTMGPGGYAFIPPGSHWQVRNEAREPVRFHWVRKAYEYVEGLDVPKAFVTNEQEIAPIEMPGTEGRWATTRFVDPSDVRHDMHVNIVTFQPGGVIPFDETHVMEHGLYVLEGKAVYHLNQQWVEVEAGDFMWLRAFCPQACYAGGPGPFRYLLYKDVNRHAALKI, from the coding sequence ATGCCAACAACACGCCAACCCGCTCACTATTACGCCCTCACCGGCGGGCATCCGCCGCAAACCCAGCTCACCGCTGACCGTGCGGTCTTTACCGAGGCCTACGCGCTGATTCCTAAAGGCGTGATGCGCGATATCGTGACCAGCAATCTGCCGTTTTGGGAGGGCACTCGGCTATGGGTGCTGGCGCGGCCGCTGTCAGGGTTTGCGGAAACCTTCTCCCAATACATCATGGAAGTGCAGCCGGAAGGCGGTAGTGATAAGCCCGAACTGGACCCCCAGGCGGAGGGCGTGCTGTTTGTTGTGGAAGGTGAGTTAACGCTTACTTTGGCGGGTGAGCGCCACACCATGGGGCCCGGTGGCTACGCGTTCATTCCCCCGGGCAGCCACTGGCAGGTACGCAATGAAGCCCGCGAGCCGGTGCGTTTCCACTGGGTGCGCAAAGCCTACGAGTATGTAGAAGGGTTGGATGTCCCCAAAGCTTTCGTGACCAACGAGCAGGAGATCGCGCCGATCGAGATGCCGGGCACCGAAGGTCGCTGGGCGACGACGCGCTTTGTCGACCCCAGCGACGTTCGCCACGATATGCACGTCAATATCGTGACCTTTCAGCCGGGCGGCGTCATTCCGTTCGATGAAACCCACGTCATGGAGCACGGTCTTTACGTACTGGAAGGCAAGGCGGTGTATCACTTGAACCAGCAGTGGGTGGAAGTCGAAGCAGGTGACTTTATGTGGCTACGCGCTTTCTGCCCACAGGCGTGCTACGCAGGTGGACCCGGCCCGTTCCGCTACCTGCTGTACAAAGACGTTAACCGCCACGCGGCGCTAAAAATCTGA
- a CDS encoding ureidoglycolate lyase, with amino-acid sequence MLELTAKPLTAEAFAPFGDVLDARTSASFPINAGRTQRHHDLAKVETLGENAHTLINIFVSQPVTLPLTLTFLERHPQGSQAFMPLHQERFIIVVAPPGDSIVLDEVQAFVTDGRQGVNYRAGTWHAIQSVLEREGEFLVVDRGGEGNNCDEYPLDVTVTLAQ; translated from the coding sequence ATGTTAGAGCTGACGGCGAAGCCGCTCACGGCAGAAGCCTTTGCCCCGTTTGGGGATGTGTTGGATGCCCGAACATCGGCCTCGTTTCCGATTAATGCCGGCCGCACCCAGCGTCATCACGATCTCGCCAAGGTGGAAACGTTGGGCGAGAACGCCCATACGCTGATCAATATTTTCGTCAGCCAACCAGTGACGCTGCCGCTAACCCTCACGTTTTTGGAGCGCCACCCGCAGGGCAGCCAAGCGTTCATGCCGCTGCATCAAGAGCGTTTCATCATTGTCGTGGCACCGCCGGGCGACAGCATTGTGCTAGACGAGGTGCAGGCGTTCGTGACCGACGGCCGCCAGGGGGTGAACTACCGCGCCGGGACTTGGCATGCCATTCAGTCGGTGCTGGAGCGCGAGGGGGAGTTTTTGGTGGTAGATCGCGGAGGGGAGGGCAACAACTGTGACGAGTACCCGCTGGATGTTACCGTCACGTTAGCGCAGTAG